From the Lolium rigidum isolate FL_2022 chromosome 2, APGP_CSIRO_Lrig_0.1, whole genome shotgun sequence genome, one window contains:
- the LOC124687811 gene encoding vesicle transport protein GOT1-like, with protein sequence MAYEISEIKKIGIGLVGFGILFSFLGVILFFDRGLLALGNIFFLTGVGLLLGWHSMWQLFTKKANIKGSIPFFLGLFLLFVRWPVAGMIMELYGSFVLFSGYGAPIQAFIYQIPIIGWILQYPFQLFGLRRKRA encoded by the exons ATGGCCTACGAGATCAGCGAAATCAAAA AAATTGGCATAGGTTTGGTGGGCTTTGGCATCCTATTCTCATTCCTAGGCGTTATCCTTTTCTTTGACAGGGGTTTGTTGGCTCTTGGTAAT ATTTTCTTCTTGACTGGAGTAGGCCTGTTACTAGGTTGGCACTCTATGTGGCAGCTATTTACAAAGAAGGCAAATATTAAG GGATCTATACCTTTCTTCCTTGGTCTGTTTCTCCTGTTTGTCCGATGGCCTGTTGCTGGTATGATTATGGAGCTGTATGGATCTTTTGTCCTCTTCAG TGGTTATGGGGCTCCTATCCAAGCCTTCATATATCAGATTCCAATCATTGGATGGATTCTGCAATATCCCTTTCAG CTGTTTGGTTTGAGGCGTAAGCGTGCTTGA